A single genomic interval of Bradyrhizobium japonicum USDA 6 harbors:
- a CDS encoding ferric reductase, whose protein sequence is MKGWRLARVILIWVALALAIGVPIAAAAASEQLAWRGPLYILAGFAGIVALGLVLVQPLLIGGYLPGFPAYRGRRAHHWIGGALVAAIVIHVAGLWITSPPDMIDALTFSSPTLFSPFGVTAMWAIFAVALLAALRRRLGLRPRTWRFIHMPLAIVIVAGSVVHCLLIEGTMETISKAALCALVLAATVKAMIDLQVWRKRRTLRGESTAPQ, encoded by the coding sequence ATGAAGGGGTGGAGACTGGCCCGGGTGATCCTAATCTGGGTCGCCCTTGCTTTGGCCATTGGCGTGCCGATCGCCGCGGCAGCGGCAAGCGAGCAGCTCGCATGGCGCGGTCCGCTCTACATCCTGGCCGGGTTTGCGGGGATTGTTGCTCTCGGCCTCGTGCTCGTTCAGCCCCTGCTGATCGGCGGATATCTGCCGGGATTCCCGGCCTATCGCGGACGGCGCGCGCATCACTGGATCGGCGGCGCGCTGGTCGCAGCGATCGTGATCCATGTCGCTGGCCTCTGGATCACCAGTCCGCCCGACATGATCGACGCGCTGACCTTCTCATCGCCGACGCTGTTCTCTCCCTTTGGCGTAACCGCCATGTGGGCCATCTTCGCGGTCGCGCTTTTGGCCGCCCTGCGCCGGCGATTGGGACTGCGACCGCGAACCTGGCGCTTCATTCACATGCCGCTGGCGATCGTCATCGTCGCAGGCAGCGTGGTCCATTGCCTGTTGATCGAGGGGACGATGGAGACGATCTCGAAGGCGGCGCTCTGCGCGCTCGTCCTCGCGGCAACCGTAAAAGCCATGATCGACCTGCAGGTGTGGCGAAAGCGAAGGACGTTGCGCGGCGAGAGCACTGCGCCGCAGTGA
- a CDS encoding SulP family inorganic anion transporter — translation MKRWLPGFDTLRQYEAASLPHDIFAGIVLATMLVPVGIAYATASGLPGIYGLYATIVPLLAYALFGPSRILVLGPDSALAAILLGVIAPLAQGDPLRAVTLAGMMAIVSGTVCVLAGVARLGFITELLSKPIRYGYMNGIALTVLISQLPKLFGFSIESEGPLRSLWAIVSAILGGQINWVAFAIGLATLIVILLLGNNKRVPGLLIAVVGATLVVGVLDLGTQYGVKVLGPLPQGLPGFVVPWITSSDLIPVLIGGCAVAMVSFADTSVLSRAYAARLGSRVDPNQEMVGLGAANLATGFFQGFPISSSSSRTPVAEAAGARTQLTSVVGALAIALLLLVAPSLLQHLPTAALAAVVIASAIGLIEVADLKRIYRIQRWEFWLAIVCLVGVAVLGVIPGIGLAIAIAIIEFLWDGWRPHSAILGRAYGVKGYHDITRYPDARRVPGLVLFRWDAPLFFANAEFFRERVLDAVATSPTPVHWLVVAAEPVTSVDVTACDVVAELDRSLHAQGIEFCFAELKDPVKDKLKRFGLFAQLGEHYFFPTIGVAVARYLETNNVEWEDWEDDDVQGLERVAGQDTASGP, via the coding sequence ATGAAGCGCTGGTTGCCCGGGTTCGACACTCTCCGTCAATATGAGGCAGCATCGCTTCCGCACGATATCTTCGCCGGCATCGTCCTGGCGACAATGCTGGTCCCGGTCGGCATTGCCTATGCAACTGCATCGGGCCTGCCGGGCATCTACGGCTTGTACGCAACGATCGTGCCGCTGCTGGCCTACGCGCTGTTCGGCCCAAGCCGCATTCTCGTCCTCGGACCCGACTCGGCGCTGGCGGCAATACTCCTTGGAGTCATCGCTCCCTTGGCTCAGGGCGATCCCCTGCGGGCCGTGACACTCGCGGGCATGATGGCGATTGTCTCAGGGACGGTCTGTGTCCTGGCAGGTGTCGCGCGCCTTGGCTTTATCACCGAGCTTCTCTCGAAGCCGATACGCTACGGGTATATGAACGGAATTGCCCTGACCGTATTGATCAGCCAGCTGCCCAAGCTCTTCGGCTTTTCCATCGAGAGCGAGGGGCCACTGCGAAGCCTGTGGGCGATTGTCAGCGCGATCCTTGGGGGGCAGATAAACTGGGTCGCGTTCGCGATTGGCCTCGCCACGTTGATCGTGATCCTGCTTCTCGGGAACAACAAGCGGGTACCGGGCCTTCTGATCGCGGTCGTTGGGGCCACGCTCGTCGTCGGGGTGCTTGATCTCGGGACGCAATACGGCGTCAAGGTGCTGGGCCCCCTTCCCCAGGGCCTGCCGGGCTTCGTTGTCCCATGGATCACCTCCAGCGATCTCATCCCGGTGCTGATCGGCGGTTGTGCAGTAGCGATGGTTTCGTTTGCCGATACGAGCGTACTTTCACGTGCCTACGCTGCGCGATTGGGGTCTCGGGTCGATCCCAACCAAGAGATGGTCGGGCTCGGTGCCGCCAATCTGGCGACGGGATTTTTCCAGGGCTTCCCGATCAGCAGCAGTAGTTCACGGACACCCGTTGCGGAAGCCGCCGGTGCCCGCACTCAACTCACCAGCGTCGTAGGCGCGCTTGCCATCGCGTTGCTCCTCCTGGTCGCGCCGAGCCTGCTTCAACATTTGCCCACCGCCGCATTGGCCGCCGTCGTCATCGCATCGGCGATTGGGTTGATTGAAGTTGCCGACCTCAAGCGAATCTATCGCATTCAACGCTGGGAATTCTGGCTGGCCATCGTCTGCCTTGTCGGTGTAGCAGTGCTCGGAGTCATTCCAGGAATTGGTCTTGCGATCGCAATCGCCATCATCGAGTTCCTGTGGGACGGTTGGCGCCCACACTCCGCAATATTGGGGCGCGCCTACGGCGTCAAAGGCTATCACGACATCACACGATATCCGGATGCGCGCCGGGTCCCCGGGCTGGTCCTGTTTCGCTGGGATGCACCTCTGTTCTTTGCCAACGCCGAATTCTTCAGGGAACGCGTCCTGGATGCCGTAGCGACATCGCCAACACCCGTGCATTGGCTAGTTGTTGCCGCGGAGCCGGTCACGAGCGTAGACGTCACCGCCTGCGACGTGGTCGCCGAACTGGACCGATCGTTGCACGCGCAAGGCATAGAGTTTTGCTTTGCCGAACTCAAAGATCCCGTGAAGGACAAGCTGAAAAGATTTGGCCTCTTCGCGCAGCTTGGAGAGCATTACTTCTTCCCGACAATCGGCGTAGCCGTCGCCCGCTATCTCGAAACCAACAACGTGGAATGGGAGGACTGGGAGGACGACGATGTGCAGGGCTTGGAGAGAGTAGCGGGCCAAGATACCGCGTCTGGTCCTTAG